A genomic segment from Bacillus cereus G9842 encodes:
- the rpsR gene encoding 30S ribosomal protein S18 has product MAGRKGGRAKRRKVCFFTANGITRIDYKDVDLLKRFVSERGKILPRRVTGTSAKYQRKLTVAIKRARQMALLPYVGE; this is encoded by the coding sequence ATGGCAGGACGCAAAGGTGGACGTGCGAAACGTCGTAAGGTGTGTTTCTTCACAGCTAACGGCATCACTCGCATTGACTATAAAGATGTTGATTTATTAAAACGTTTCGTTTCTGAGCGTGGTAAAATTTTACCTCGTCGTGTAACAGGGACAAGCGCAAAATACCAACGCAAACTTACAGTTGCAATTAAACGTGCTCGTCAAATGGCACTTTTACCATATGTTGGTGAATAA
- the ssb gene encoding single-stranded DNA-binding protein, translating to MMNRVILVGRLTKDPDLRYTPNGVAVATFTLAVNRAFANQQGEREADFINCVIWRKQAENVANYLKKGSLAGVDGRLQTRNYDGQDGKRVYVTEVLAESVQFLEPRNGGGEQRGSFNQQPSGAGFGNQSSNPFGQSSNSGNQGNQGNSGFTKNDDPFSNVGQPIDISDDDLPF from the coding sequence TTGATGAATCGTGTTATCCTCGTTGGTCGTTTAACTAAGGACCCTGACTTACGTTACACGCCCAATGGTGTTGCAGTAGCTACTTTTACGTTAGCTGTGAATCGCGCATTTGCGAATCAACAAGGTGAGCGTGAAGCTGACTTTATTAATTGTGTAATATGGCGTAAACAAGCAGAAAACGTAGCAAATTATTTGAAAAAAGGAAGCTTAGCAGGCGTAGATGGACGTCTTCAAACTCGTAATTACGATGGACAAGACGGTAAACGTGTGTATGTAACAGAAGTTCTTGCGGAAAGCGTACAATTTTTAGAGCCGCGTAATGGCGGTGGGGAGCAACGTGGTTCATTCAATCAGCAACCATCAGGAGCTGGTTTCGGTAACCAAAGCTCTAACCCATTTGGTCAATCTAGTAATTCAGGTAACCAAGGTAATCAAGGGAACTCTGGATTTACGAAGAATGACGATCCATTTTCAAATGTAGGTCAACCGATCGACATTTCCGACGACGATTTACCGTTCTAA
- the rpsF gene encoding 30S ribosomal protein S6 yields MRKYEIMYIIRPGVEEEAQKALVERFAGVLTNNGAEIINTKEWGKRRLAYEINDLREGFYMILNVNSNAEAINEFDRLAKINEDILRHIVVKEEEK; encoded by the coding sequence ATGAGAAAGTACGAAATTATGTACATCATTCGTCCTGGCGTTGAAGAAGAAGCTCAAAAAGCTTTAGTTGAACGTTTTGCAGGTGTTTTAACAAACAATGGTGCAGAAATCATTAACACGAAAGAGTGGGGTAAGCGTCGTTTAGCTTACGAAATCAACGACTTACGTGAAGGTTTCTACATGATCTTAAACGTGAACTCTAACGCAGAAGCGATTAACGAATTCGACCGTTTAGCTAAGATCAACGAAGATATCCTTCGTCATATCGTTGTTAAAGAAGAAGAAAAATAA
- the ychF gene encoding redox-regulated ATPase YchF — protein sequence MGLTAGIVGLPNVGKSTLFNAITQAGAESANYPFCTIDPNVGIVEVPDERLNKLTELVEPKKTVPTVFEFTDIAGIVKGASKGEGLGNKFLSHIRQVDAICQVVRCFEDENITHVSGKVDPIDDIETINLELILADLESVDKRIERVAKLARQKDKEAVYEHEILVRLKEAFEEGKPARTVEFTEEQMKIVKGLHLLTTKEMLYVANVSEDDIIDPSENKYVQMVKEFAENENSQVIVVCAKIESEIAELDEEEKKVFLEELGIEESGLDQLIRAAYDLLGLATYFTAGVQEVRAWTFKQGMKAPQCAGVIHTDFERGFIRAETVSYDDLMTNGSMTAAKEAGKVRLEGKEYIVKDGDVMHFRFNV from the coding sequence ATGGGATTAACGGCTGGGATTGTTGGATTACCTAACGTAGGGAAGTCCACTTTATTTAATGCAATTACACAAGCAGGAGCAGAATCTGCGAACTATCCATTCTGTACAATTGATCCAAACGTAGGGATTGTAGAAGTACCAGATGAGCGTTTAAATAAATTAACGGAATTAGTAGAACCGAAAAAGACTGTTCCGACTGTATTTGAGTTTACTGATATTGCAGGTATCGTAAAAGGTGCTAGTAAAGGTGAAGGTTTAGGAAATAAATTCTTATCTCACATTCGTCAAGTAGATGCAATTTGCCAAGTTGTTCGTTGTTTTGAAGACGAAAATATTACGCACGTTTCAGGGAAAGTAGATCCAATTGATGATATCGAAACAATCAACTTAGAGCTAATTTTAGCGGACTTAGAGTCTGTTGATAAGCGTATCGAGCGTGTTGCGAAATTAGCAAGACAAAAAGATAAAGAAGCTGTATATGAGCATGAAATTTTAGTTCGTTTAAAAGAGGCTTTTGAAGAGGGGAAACCGGCTCGTACTGTTGAATTTACAGAAGAGCAGATGAAGATTGTTAAAGGCCTTCATTTACTTACAACAAAAGAAATGTTATACGTAGCGAACGTAAGTGAAGACGATATTATCGATCCTTCGGAAAATAAATACGTACAAATGGTAAAAGAATTTGCAGAAAATGAAAATTCTCAAGTAATCGTTGTATGTGCAAAAATCGAATCAGAAATCGCTGAATTAGACGAGGAAGAGAAAAAAGTATTCCTTGAAGAACTAGGTATTGAAGAGTCTGGTTTAGATCAATTAATTCGTGCAGCATATGACCTATTAGGACTTGCTACTTACTTTACAGCTGGCGTTCAAGAAGTACGTGCTTGGACATTTAAACAAGGTATGAAGGCACCACAATGTGCTGGTGTTATTCATACAGACTTTGAGCGTGGATTTATTCGTGCAGAAACAGTTTCTTACGATGACTTAATGACAAACGGTTCTATGACAGCTGCAAAAGAAGCTGGAAAAGTACGTTTAGAAGGAAAAGAGTATATCGTAAAAGATGGAGATGTTATGCACTTCCGTTTTAACGTTTAA
- a CDS encoding DUF951 domain-containing protein, whose amino-acid sequence MEQKEYNLYDVVEMKKAHPCGENRWKIIRMGMDIRIKCEGCDHSVMITRREFDRKVKKILVKHEE is encoded by the coding sequence GTGGAGCAAAAGGAATATAACTTGTACGATGTTGTGGAAATGAAGAAAGCACATCCATGTGGCGAGAATCGTTGGAAAATTATTCGTATGGGAATGGATATCCGCATTAAGTGCGAGGGATGTGACCATTCAGTAATGATTACTCGAAGAGAGTTTGATCGTAAGGTGAAAAAAATACTTGTGAAGCACGAAGAATAG
- a CDS encoding mechanosensitive ion channel family protein — MDLLTKWFNSTKQYLLDADRWAHIGVATLKICIILIIGAVVVRIARAVVRNAFRMGSRSPIQISERRTVTVAKLLENIVAYVVMFIMLIAILGVFDINASGLLAGAGVIGLAVGFGAQSLVKDVITGLFILLEDQFSVGDYVKIGQFEGVVLEIGLRTTKVKSWTGEIHTLPNGSIIQVTNYSVSNSVAFVDVSISYEADIAKAEQVIEDLLVELPSKYEKMVTTPQLLGVQTLAASEVILRVIAEVEPMQHAVIARALRKEIKNRLDLHGIEIPYPRMVLYNREELVSGKAI, encoded by the coding sequence ATGGATTTATTAACGAAGTGGTTTAATTCTACGAAACAGTATTTATTAGATGCTGATCGTTGGGCTCATATTGGAGTTGCGACATTAAAAATATGTATTATTTTAATAATCGGTGCAGTTGTTGTGCGAATTGCAAGAGCGGTTGTACGAAATGCGTTTCGTATGGGGAGTCGTTCTCCAATTCAAATTTCAGAACGTCGTACAGTTACAGTAGCGAAATTACTTGAAAATATTGTAGCGTACGTTGTTATGTTTATTATGCTGATTGCGATTTTAGGTGTGTTTGATATTAATGCATCAGGTTTATTAGCGGGTGCCGGGGTAATTGGTTTAGCAGTCGGATTTGGTGCTCAAAGTTTAGTGAAGGACGTTATTACAGGTTTATTTATTTTGCTAGAAGATCAGTTTTCAGTTGGCGATTATGTTAAAATCGGTCAATTTGAAGGAGTCGTTTTAGAAATTGGACTTCGTACAACGAAAGTAAAGAGTTGGACAGGTGAAATTCATACTTTACCAAACGGAAGTATTATCCAAGTTACTAACTACTCAGTTAGTAATAGTGTAGCATTTGTTGATGTATCTATTTCATATGAGGCTGATATTGCGAAAGCAGAGCAGGTTATTGAAGATTTATTAGTAGAGTTACCTTCAAAGTACGAAAAAATGGTAACAACACCTCAATTATTAGGTGTGCAAACGTTAGCTGCATCAGAAGTTATATTACGCGTTATTGCTGAAGTAGAGCCGATGCAACATGCAGTTATTGCAAGGGCACTTCGTAAAGAGATTAAAAATCGTCTTGATTTACATGGAATTGAAATTCCATATCCACGTATGGTTTTATATAATCGTGAAGAATTGGTTAGTGGAAAAGCAATTTAG
- the yyaC gene encoding spore protease YyaC, giving the protein MNIGSFRLPFFEKETQNVMHQDLEASEIISNFLLTHIPIKTNIPLILVCIGTDRSTGDALGPLVGTKLEQIDIKNLQVFGTLDEPVHALNLEEKIQNIQKEYPAAFIIAVDACLGKSQNIGSITIGKGPSKPGAAMNKKLPAVGDLHIHGIVNLNGFMEFFVLQNTRLSLVMKMADVIAQSIKETDQKLSALKKANHL; this is encoded by the coding sequence ATGAATATTGGAAGTTTTCGCTTACCATTTTTTGAGAAAGAAACTCAAAACGTTATGCACCAGGATCTAGAAGCCTCTGAGATAATCAGTAATTTCTTACTTACCCACATTCCTATTAAAACTAATATACCACTCATTCTCGTTTGTATCGGAACAGATCGTTCTACAGGTGACGCACTCGGCCCGTTAGTTGGTACAAAACTTGAACAAATAGACATCAAAAACCTCCAAGTATTCGGTACACTAGATGAGCCAGTACATGCGCTAAATTTAGAAGAAAAAATTCAAAATATACAGAAAGAATATCCTGCTGCATTTATAATTGCTGTTGATGCATGTTTAGGAAAGTCTCAAAATATCGGGTCAATCACTATTGGAAAGGGCCCTAGTAAGCCTGGAGCTGCTATGAATAAGAAATTACCTGCAGTTGGTGATCTGCATATACACGGTATCGTCAATCTAAATGGGTTTATGGAGTTTTTCGTTCTTCAAAATACAAGATTAAGTTTAGTTATGAAAATGGCCGATGTAATCGCACAAAGTATAAAAGAGACGGATCAAAAATTATCCGCACTAAAAAAAGCAAACCATCTATAA
- the spo0J gene encoding stage 0 sporulation protein Spo0J, whose amino-acid sequence MAKGLGRGINVFFPDLDVKEEETIQEILVTELRPNPYQPRKHFNKEAIQELAISIKEHGILQPLIARKSIKGYEIVAGERRFRAAKEAGLEKVPAVVRQLTEQQMMEFALLENLQREDLNPMEEAMAYQMLMNELNVTQEQLAKRLGKSRPYIANYTRLLSLPSFVQDMIANGQLSMAHGRTLLTIKDEEQLKSLLKRIEKEGLNVRQLEKIVQEINQHVSRETKKVKKERNIFFVERETFLREKFGTDVKIKETKKEKGKIEIEFFNKEDLNRILELLSQKK is encoded by the coding sequence GTGGCTAAGGGATTAGGAAGAGGAATTAATGTGTTTTTTCCTGATTTAGATGTGAAAGAAGAGGAAACAATTCAGGAGATTCTTGTAACTGAATTAAGGCCAAATCCATATCAACCGCGTAAACACTTTAATAAAGAGGCTATTCAGGAATTAGCAATTTCGATTAAGGAACACGGTATTCTACAACCATTAATTGCTAGGAAGAGTATTAAAGGATATGAAATCGTTGCAGGTGAAAGACGATTTCGTGCTGCAAAAGAGGCTGGTTTAGAAAAGGTACCTGCGGTTGTAAGACAATTAACTGAACAGCAAATGATGGAATTTGCTTTGTTAGAAAACTTACAACGAGAAGATTTAAATCCTATGGAAGAGGCAATGGCATACCAGATGTTAATGAATGAGCTAAATGTAACGCAAGAACAATTAGCGAAACGTCTTGGCAAAAGCAGACCTTACATTGCAAATTATACTCGGTTATTAAGCCTCCCTTCGTTCGTCCAAGATATGATTGCAAATGGTCAACTTTCAATGGCTCATGGGAGAACTTTACTTACGATAAAAGATGAAGAACAATTGAAGTCCTTATTGAAACGCATTGAAAAAGAAGGATTAAATGTTCGTCAATTAGAGAAAATCGTCCAAGAGATTAATCAACACGTTTCACGTGAAACAAAAAAAGTGAAAAAAGAGCGAAATATATTTTTCGTAGAACGTGAAACGTTCTTAAGAGAAAAGTTTGGCACAGATGTGAAAATTAAAGAGACGAAAAAAGAAAAAGGTAAAATCGAAATTGAATTTTTTAATAAAGAAGATTTGAATCGTATTTTAGAACTATTATCACAAAAAAAATAA
- the soj gene encoding sporulation initiation inhibitor protein Soj, translating to MGKIIAIANQKGGVGKTTTSVNLGAGLAQVGKKVLLVDIDAQGNATTGVGIEKSELDQCIYNVLVEDADVQGVIQKTATENLDVLPATIQLAGAEIELVPTISREVRLQRALQPVRDEYDYIIIDCPPSLGLLTINALTAADSVIIPVQCEYYALEGLSQLLNTVRLVQKHLNKNLAIQGVLLTMLDARTNLGIQVIDEVKKYFRDKVYRSIIPRNVRLSEAPSHGKPIMQYDAKSRGAEVYIDLAEEVIAGG from the coding sequence ATGGGAAAAATCATTGCTATTGCTAATCAAAAAGGCGGTGTTGGAAAAACCACAACATCTGTTAATTTAGGGGCTGGATTGGCGCAAGTAGGTAAAAAAGTCCTTCTTGTAGATATTGATGCTCAAGGAAATGCAACGACTGGTGTGGGAATTGAAAAATCTGAATTAGATCAATGTATTTACAACGTTCTTGTGGAAGATGCAGATGTTCAAGGGGTTATACAGAAAACCGCAACGGAAAACTTAGATGTTCTACCCGCTACAATTCAATTGGCTGGTGCTGAAATTGAATTGGTACCGACTATTTCCCGGGAAGTACGTTTACAAAGAGCATTACAGCCAGTTCGTGATGAATATGATTATATTATTATCGACTGTCCCCCATCTTTAGGGTTATTAACAATTAATGCATTAACAGCAGCAGATTCTGTTATTATTCCTGTACAGTGTGAATATTACGCACTAGAAGGGTTAAGTCAGCTATTAAATACAGTTCGACTTGTACAAAAACATTTAAATAAAAATTTAGCAATTCAAGGTGTATTGTTAACGATGTTGGATGCCCGTACAAATTTAGGGATCCAAGTTATAGATGAAGTGAAAAAGTATTTTAGGGATAAAGTATATCGCTCGATTATTCCGCGTAATGTACGCTTGAGTGAGGCTCCAAGTCATGGGAAACCTATTATGCAGTATGACGCTAAATCAAGAGGAGCAGAAGTATATATAGATTTAGCAGAGGAAGTGATTGCAGGTGGCTAA
- the noc gene encoding nucleoid occlusion protein, whose protein sequence is MKNTFSRLFGFGDKESEFELQDESHEEIDKKVYEEIQEIPIVNITPNRYQPRTVFDDARIDELALTIRTHGLIQPIVVRQYEDDKYEIIAGERRFRAATKLGWEKVPAIIKNLNDTETASVALIENLQREELTAIEEAVAYQKLIELHNLTQEALAQRLGKGQSTIANKLRLLKLPEEIKSALLEKSITERHARALIPLKNEELQLKVLQEIVEKQLNVKQTEERIAKLLEEAKPKRKAKQKAVSRDTRIAMNTIRQSLQMVTESGLNVNSEEEEFDEYYQITIKIPKKK, encoded by the coding sequence ATGAAAAATACGTTTTCTCGTTTATTTGGCTTTGGAGATAAAGAGAGCGAATTCGAATTACAAGACGAAAGCCATGAAGAAATAGATAAAAAGGTATATGAAGAAATACAAGAAATTCCGATAGTAAATATTACCCCTAACCGTTATCAACCAAGAACAGTTTTTGATGATGCGCGTATTGATGAGCTAGCATTAACGATTCGTACACATGGACTTATTCAACCGATTGTTGTAAGGCAATATGAGGATGATAAGTACGAGATTATTGCTGGAGAAAGACGCTTTCGTGCGGCAACAAAGTTAGGTTGGGAAAAGGTTCCTGCAATTATAAAGAACTTAAATGATACAGAGACAGCTTCTGTAGCTTTAATTGAAAACTTGCAACGCGAGGAACTAACGGCAATCGAGGAAGCTGTGGCATATCAAAAGCTGATTGAGTTACATAATTTAACACAAGAAGCATTGGCACAACGACTTGGAAAAGGACAATCTACAATCGCAAATAAGTTGCGATTGTTAAAGTTGCCTGAAGAAATAAAAAGTGCATTATTAGAAAAAAGCATTACAGAACGTCACGCCCGCGCTCTCATTCCTTTAAAAAATGAGGAATTACAACTGAAGGTTTTACAGGAAATTGTGGAGAAACAACTGAATGTAAAGCAAACAGAAGAACGAATTGCGAAGTTACTAGAGGAAGCAAAACCGAAGCGTAAGGCAAAGCAAAAAGCAGTAAGTCGAGATACGAGGATTGCTATGAATACAATTAGACAATCTTTACAAATGGTTACTGAAAGTGGTTTGAATGTTAATTCTGAGGAAGAAGAATTTGATGAGTACTATCAAATTACAATTAAAATTCCAAAGAAAAAATAA